A region of the Sarcophilus harrisii chromosome 3, mSarHar1.11, whole genome shotgun sequence genome:
cctttccctctttgtgggatgtagtttccctctttttatcccccctttcccctttttctgacactattctctttccatctctacttcccttttttatgttatatctgtacaatcaaattatacatgtattctttttgtatatccacaacagaaatacagttctcaagagttccttttaccttttctgcttctcttgagtcctatggttggagatcaaattttttgtttagttctggttttttccttagaaacaaatggaattcatctgtttcattaaatgtccatcttcttccctggaagaaaaatgctcagcttggctgggtagtttattctttgctgcattccgagttcttttgcttttggaatatcagattccaggcccttcgatacTTTAATGTGgtggcagccagatcttgggtgatccttattgtggcacctcggtatttgaaattttttcctggttgcttgtaatattttttccttagtctgatagttctgaaatttggccacaattttccttggagtttttattttagggtctttttcagaaggtgtttgatgaattctttcaatgcctattttaccttcttattctattatatctggacagttctctttgatgatttcctgtaaaatagtatctagggtctttttttcatcataatttttgggaagtccaataatcctcagattatctctcctagatctattttccatgtctgttgttttccaagtaaatatttgatgttttttcctaatagttctttcttttttttttttttttttttttggttttgcttgactgataattgctgtctcaatgaatcattggtttctatttgttcagttttgattttcaaTGAGtcaatttcttcattagctttttttacttctctttgtatatatccaattaagtttttaaatgagttgttttgctctatggaattttttttccatttcactattttttttttgtgagttattttctttttccaattcacaaatcctactttcctgggatttttttaccttttccaattcacaaattctgttttccttcacttcctgggaattctttaccttttccaattcatattttaggaagttgttactttcttgcatagcttctctttcctttccccattttccttttaactctcttttaagaattttaatggtctcttctgggAGAATGTTATATGATGGGCACCAGGTAACATTCCCCCCTGGGGTAttatctggagactgtttgctatggGTCTCCTCAGGATTGCAAACCTGCTTTCTTTCtctatagaagctatcaataatccttttattttttttactcattttttaaagtctttaggttctgccttcagggcaaggaggttaccagcttcctctacaaaaCAGGAATAGGCATAAAGGGTTGCAAAGAGCAGTGAGATATGAGAGTGCTCTGGGAGAAAGTTCCCTGCCCCCCTCACCGGAAGTGATTCAGACCTGGTTAGCAGTGGTCCGAGCTGTGGAAATGCCCAGTGAAGAACCCCGACTGTGCGGATTAGCAATTGCCCTGaggctagacgctgagcagtgaaagtgtcagtacaataatattccataacattcatataccacaatttacccaaccattctccaattgatgggcatccattcattttccagtttctagccactacaaatagggctgccacaaacattttggcacatacaggtcccttacacttctttagtatctctttgtatctccagtagtagcactgctactactactgctactacttaGTAtctccagtagtagcactgctggatcaaagggtatgcacagtttgataactttttgggcataattccagattgctctccacaatggttggattcgttcacaattccaccaacaatgcatcagtatcccagttttcctgcatcccctccaacattcatcattattttttccttagccaatctgacaagtgcgtagtaatatctcagagttgtcttaatttgcatttttctgatcaatagtgatttgtaacactctttcatatgagtggaaatagcttcaatttcatcatctgaaaattgtctgttcatatcctttcatcatttatcaagtggagaatggcttaatttcttataaattagagtcaattctctatatattttggaaatgagctctttatcagaacctttaactgtaaaaatgttttcccagtttgttgcttcccttctaatcttgtttgcattggatGATTTCATCCTGGAGAGATGTTCATGAACTGATGtggagtgaaatgagtaggatcaggagataattatatacttcaacaacaatactatatgatgatcaagtctgatggacgtggccatctccagcaatgagatgaaccaaatcagttccaatagagcagtaatgaattgaaccagcgacacccagcgaaagaactctgggagatgactatgaatcattacataccctctatttttgtctgtctgcatttttgatttccttcacaggctaatagtacactatttcaaagtccgattctttctgtacagcaaaattacTGTTAGGACACGTATccttacattgtatttaatttatactttaacatatttaacatgtattgatcaacctgccatcagggggaaggggatagggggaaggagaggaaaaatttgaacaaaaggtttggcaattgtcagtactataaaattacccaagcataaaacttgtaaataaaaagctattaaaaaaataaatataaatataaaaaaaaaatcttgtttgcattagttttgtttgtacaaaggctttttaaattgatataatcaaaattttctatttttttgtgatcaataatgatctctagttctgctttggtcacaaattccttcctcttccacaagtctgaaagATAAAGTATCCTATGATCCTCTAATTTATGTATAATCTCTTATTTTATGAcaaaatcatggacccattttgattttattttggtatactGTGTTGTGTGGGTCCATGCacatttcagttttttaaacttCCCATTAGAATATGGCTTTGAAATcaattgaaattcaaaaaatcctaaaacaaataatttcatgAGACAGAGGAGGCTCAAAGAGGAAGTAAACAAGTAGAGCTCATGTGATTATCAGAACTGggataaacaacaaaaaacatcatGGGTCCTGGACCAGCTCTTGGGCAGTGTATATAAGGGCTGTCCTGTAGAAGGAGAGCATCAAACTTCACTCACCTCTCCTGAGttctttctctcctcacctcATTTGAACTCTCTGTTCTGACACTATGGGTTGTTGTGGCTGTAGAGGAACCTGTACCACCTGCAACAGCTGTGGTGGCTGCGGCTGTGGCGGCTGTGGTGGCTGTGGTGGCTGTGGCAGCTGTGGCAGCTGTGGTTGTGGTCGCCGTTGCTGCACCACCTGTACCTGCCGCCGTGTAGGCTGCTGCTCTGGCTGCTGCCCCTGCTGCTGTGGCTGCTGTGGGGGCTGCTGCAGCCCGACAGTGGTCTGCTGCCGCCGCACCTGCTGCTGTGGTGGCTGTGGCTCCTGTGGCTGTGGCTCCTGTGGCTGTGGCTGTGGCTGTTGCAAGGGCTGCTGCCAGCAGAAATGCTGCTGCCAGCAATGCTGCTGTAAGAAGCAATGCTGCTGCTAGATGGGCAAATGCTCCACCAATCGGTAAGATTTCACAGGGGTTAAAGAATAGAGCATTAGCCTGAGACTTAAGGAGATGAGGTCCTAAACCTCACTCTGCCAGTGACTTAACATAAGACCTCATGTATATCACCTGCACAGACTCAAAGAAAAATCAGTCATCAGAGGGAAAAGGGACATGAGAGGTCAGTGTGATTTAATTTacctcatttccctcatttcaCAAAATGAGAAGCTTAAATAAAATGGGCTCTGGTTACTGCCAGCTCTGAGGTCTAACTGCTGTTATTCACTCCTGCTCCTTTCTGGCCTGAATATAATTGATGCATCCATGAACATATATGATCCTTTGGGTTATTTGCACTTAATGCCCCTTCTCAAAGGCACTGTTACAACTGAGATCTGTCTCCCTAAGAGACTTATCTCTCAATACAATTGATCTCAGACAATGAGGAAAGGACACAGCCCAGCTACTGGAGAATAGTCAAGCTTAGGAACCAAGCAAAGTGgaatcatgattttttaaatattttctttctcactgggTTTCATCCTCTTCTGTCTTTTCTACCTTTAATCTTGTTCTTTCTATATGtactaaatattattttactacTCTGCTGCTCTGGAGTCTTTCTAAATCTTTACTAATCTTTCTcaataaaatccaaaaaacaaccataaaatcactcatgttccttttttgtttgaATGTATGGAAAACTGAAGCACAAGAGAAGAACAATCATATCCTTTTGAGGACTGGGTTTTTCCACAAAAGTGGGGCTGTTATCATGTTGCTAGAAGGGGTTAAGGGTTCAATGGATGAGAAGCACTCAGTTCAGAGACAACACAAACTCCCATACCACTGCTATGTATCTTACCTTGGGAAGCCTCAAGGAAATGATCCCTGCTCATAAACCAATGTTGGGAAATGTTTTCCCTCCATCACATGTTTATTGAACATTTCTGGTGAATTAAGACAACATAGCCTTATCTCTGGGAATTGGGGTGCCTATAAAGAATGATCTTTATATCAACACTGTTTCCCCATCGTGCAACCTCAAATGTAGTGTCCTCTCTGTGCCTAATCTGACATGCTTCCATAATAGGATTAATTACAGGGGCACTACAAGGCTAACAAACACCCAGTTTTCCTCCTTCCAGTCATAGCTCTCCTTGGAGTGGAGCACCCTAAAATATCTGAGGAGCCCTGTAATTAATTTGAAAAGAAGCATACCTTAGGTAGGAGCCACTACCACATTGTTCCTTTGCTCTTTTGTTCCTCTTGCTCCATCACAGTCATGGGGATATTGCTACTGATTGTGTCAAAAGGAACCTTCAAGGCAAGGTCAGCATGTGAGCACTGGAAATGCTGCCAGTCTAGAGCTTCTGAAAGGAAAAGTCCTCCCTGGTGTGGCTGTCCTGAGCAATATCTAATGGATGGAGCTTTCTTGTCTATTGGTTCAAGTCCTTAAGATTACAAGACCTTATTTTGCCTTCCTTAGTGTACCTGAACACATTGTTGTCATTTGTAgcacgtgtgtatgtgtgtgtgtgtgcattttgcCTTGAGAAGCAAAGTTGACAATTCAGAAAAAGCTATTGACtatgttctatttttcttttgaattcaaCATTGTTAGTTTATTAGTAACTATTTTATGTCACTACAGCAGGAAAACAAGATATAATCCTGGTGgggctttttttccccactgttgtggtttgcatgtatatatatgtaagttaTATGCATTCTTAAAATGTTAAAGGAGTTGGTatccatattttctttctgttttgaattCTACAATCTAGCTTTGTTAGGATTCTAGCAGCTATTTTTATCACTACCTACAGTGTAGAAACAAGATGAttgctctttgagggaagggaagggaagattaATAATGTTCTATTAAGTAAATACTTAtatgagagataaagagagagagaagaaggaggaagagaaaaatataaggggaaggaaggagaaatagagaaagataaggaggagagaagaatagGGGGAAAAGCTAGAAGGAgcaagggagaggagaaggggagaagaagagagagaggaggaaagaggaatagagagaaaagaagaaagaggacaggaagtaaaaaatgaaaagaagaaggaggaggaagaggaggtgaaggagaagaaggagaaggaggagaagaagaagaagaaaaagaagaagaagaagaacaagaagaagaacaagaacaacaagaacaagaacaagaacaagaagaaagagaagaaggaggaggaggaggaggagcataAAATCTTCAAACTATAGATCAGTGAATTTGGCCTGGTAATGTAGAAATGACAGAAGTATCTACCACTAACAATAGGACAATTGGGTAGATTAAAAACTGAGCAGTTTCAAAGAGTAATTTAAACTTACATGGAGGTCTCCAGGGGAGTGCTCTGGgctgtgctatttaacattttcaatAATGAACTTGAAAAGAGTGTGGATGACATCCCTAGAAAATTCACAGGGGACAAAAGAGTGGGAGTGATGGTTAATTCCACCAAATCATGTCagatttcaaaagtattttgagAGACTAAAACTATGGGCTGGCtctaacaaaatgaaatttcataaggaaaaatgtatatgtgcacatttaGGTTCAAAAATTCAATTACACACATTCAAGATGAGGGAGGAACAGAACAAATGTAGTTTGCCTGAAAAAGATCTATGGATTTTGCTGGACCACAAGCTCAGTATGAATCAACAGTATACCATGAGAGCCCAAAAGAATGAACTGGTGTGACCTGAAGCTTCATGGAGAGACATGACTTTCAGGAATCAGGAAGTCATTTCTACCTGAGCTTCCTGTACTCATACTTGGAACTCTATGGTCAGTTCTTTCTTCACCATGTCAGAACAACATTTATAGTGTGCATACTATCTAAGCCAACAATAGCACTAAAGGGTCTAAAtcccaaaaagttttttttttaacatagaagaaaaaaatccatatgtacaaaaatatttatgacatctCTTTTTGgaatggcaaaaaattggaaattaaggggatggtcattaattgggcaatggctgaacaagctgtaatatatgattatgttggaatactattgcactctaagaaatgacaagcaggatactttcagaagaaccaggaaagagtTAGGTGAATTAATGCATAATggagtaagcagaaccaggagaagattgtacacagtaacagcaatattgcttGATGATCATTTCATGATCAACtttgaatgacttggctattgtcaacaataaaacaatataagataatttcaaatgatttatgattgagagaaatgattacttctctcatttattatttatccatttattattGGAGAAATTCAGCATCTTCCCTGCCTATTTCCTCCTTCTTTAACATGCTCTTCAATATTAGACCCCATTCAGCTGGGAAAACTACCTTGGATCTTAGGGtttcttaaagctttttctgCTTTGTATCCCTACtcgcctgagaaatttttgtgtTCCTCCATGTATATTGGCATATAAAAcagacatacaaatcaaacatttcctaataataaatcataattcagGCCAATTGTGTTTTAGTCAGATATGTGTGAATGGATTCCCCTCCCTTTTAAGATTACTTTATcatgggtcctcaaactacagctcatggccagatgc
Encoded here:
- the LOC116422994 gene encoding small cysteine and glycine repeat-containing protein 5-like, which translates into the protein MGCCGCRGTCTTCNSCGGCGCGGCGGCGGCGSCGSCGCGRRCCTTCTCRRVGCCSGCCPCCCGCCGGCCSPTVVCCRRTCCCGGCGSCGCGSCGCGCGCCKGCCQQKCCCQQCCCKKQCCC